Within the Pelagovum pacificum genome, the region CTCGACAACCTCAGCTACTACCGGCTGGCGGAGAGCGCGCGCTACTATTTCAACGACAGCGGCACCGGCAACTCGCTCAACACGCAGCACCCGATGGTGCTGCGCATGGTGCTCGACTCGCTGCGCCACTGGGCGGAGGAGTACCACGTCGACGGCTTCCGCTTCGACCTCGGCGCGTCGCTCGGTCGCTACGGCAACGGCTTCGACCGCAACGCGCCCTTCTTCCAGGCCATCGCGCAGGACCCGGTCCTGTCACGTCTGAAGATGACGGGCGAGCCGTGGGACGTCGGGCCCGGCGGCTACCAGCTCGGCGCGTTTCCGGCCCCTTGGGCGGAGCATAACGACAAGTACCGTGACGAAGTGCGCAGCTTCTGGAAGGGCGACGCCGACAAGATCCGCACGCTCTCCGCCCGGATCGCCGGGTCGGCCATGCATTTCGACCACGACCGCCGCGCGGCCTCGGCCTCGGTCAACTTCATCACCTGCCACGACGGCTTCACGCTGATGGACACCGTCAGCTACAACGAGAAGCACAACGAGGCGAACGGCGAGAACAACAGCGACGGCCACGACCACAACGCCAGCGACAATTGCGGAGTCGAAGGCCCGACCGACGACGCCAAAATCAACGACCTGCGTGCGCGGCGGCGGCGCAACCTGCTCGCGACTTTGCTGCTGTCGCAGGGCACACCGATGATTCTGAGCGGGGATGAGCTCGGCAACAGTCAAGGCGGCAACAACAACGCCTATTGCCAGGACAACGAGATCGGCTGGGTCGACTGGTCCTCCACCGATCCGCAATTCCTCGATTTCGCGCGCCAGATCATCGCCTTCCGCAAATCGCACCCGATCCTGCGACAGAAACGGTTCCTCCACGCACAGGAGCGGCTGGTCGACGGAGTGCCCGACCTGTTCTGGCGCAACGCCGACGGCTCCGACATGACGCCGGAGGACTGGGCCGACCCGGAACGGCGGCATCTCATCGCCGAGATGCGCACGGCATCCGGCACGCCCGAATACGCCACCCTTGAATACGCGATCATGGCGGTCTTCAATGCGGGTGAGGCCCTGACGGTGACCCTGCCGAAACCGCAGGAAGGCTGGATCTGGATCCGCGAACTCGACACCGCCGATCCCGCGCTCGGACCTTTCCCTGTCACGAAACCGTTGGAGGTTCATGAGAACTCGGTGGTCGCCCTGATACTGAGACCCGAATAAGCGAGGGAGGTGCGCGCGTGGACATCCAGACGGTCGAAACGGGCCCGATCAACGGCCAGAAGCCCGGAACATCGGGCCTGCGAAAGAAGACCAAGGTCTTCATGGGGCCCCACTTCCTCGAAAACTACGTGCAGTCGATCTTCGACGGCATCGGCGGCGTCAGCGGCAAGACCCTGATCGTCGGCGGCGATGGGCGTTACTTTAATGAGCGCGCGATCCAGGTGATCCTGCGCATGATGGCCGCCAACGGCGCGTCCCGCGCGATCGTCGGCCAGAACGGGCTTCTGTCGACTCCCGCCGCTTCGAACCTGATCCGCAAGCGCGGCACCGACGGCGGCCTGATCCTGTCCGCCAGCCACAACCCCGGCGGCCCGGACGAGGATTTCGGCCTCAAGTACAACGGCCCCAACGGCGGCCCGGCGTCAGAGGGCGTGACGGACAAGATCTTTGCCCGCACGACCGACATCACCTCCTACAAGATCGTGGAGGGCGAGGACGTCGACATCGCTTCGACCGGCGACAAGACCCTCGGCGACATGGTGGTCGAAGTGATCGACCCGGTTGCCGACTACGCCGCGCTGATGGAAAACCTGTTCGACTTCGACGCGATCAAGGGCCTGCTGTCTTCCGGCTTCACCATCAGCTTCGACGCGATGCACGCGGTGACCGGGCCCTACGCCAAGGCGATTCTCGAGCACCGGCTCGGCGCGGCGGAAGGCTCCGTCGTGAACGCCACGCCTTCCCCCGACTTCGGCGGCGGCCACCCCGACCCGAACCCGATCTGGGCGAAGGAGCTGATGGACCGGATGCATGGCCCCGACGCGCCGGACTTCGGCGCTGCGTCGGACGGCGACGGCGACCGCAACATGATCGTCGGCAAGGGCTGCTACGTGACGCCGTCCGACAGCCTCGCCGTGCTCGCCGCGAACGCCACCCTCGCCCCCGCCTATCGCGACGGGCTGAAGGGCATCGCGCGCTCCATGCCGACCTCGGCGGCCGTCGACCGCGTGGCCGAGAAGCTGGGCATCGATTGCTACGAGACGCCGACGGGCTGGAAGTTCTTCGGCAACCTCCTCGACGCTGGCCGCGCCACCATCTGTGGCGAGGAAAGCGCCGGCACCGGCTCCGACCACGTCCGCGAGAAAGACGGTCTCTGGGCCGTGCTGCTCTGGCTGAACATTCTCGCCCAGAAGCGCCAGCCGGTCGCACAGCTGATCGCCGACCACTGGACGCAGTTCGGGCGCAACTACTATTCCCGCCACGATTACGAGGCGGTGGAGAGCGACCTTGCCAATCGCCTGATGGACGACATGCGCACCAAGATGTCCGACCTTCCCGGCACCGAGGTCGCCGGCCTCAAGGTCGAGGCGGCGGACGAGTTTTCCTACAATGACCCCGTCGATGGGTCCGTATCGAAGAACCAGGGCCTCCGCTTCTACTTCGAGGGTGGCGGGCGAGTCGTCTTCCGCCTCTCCGGCACCGGGACCGAGGGCGCTACGATCCGCGTCTATATCGAGCGGCTGGAGCTTGACCCTTCGGCGATGCAACAGGACGCGCAAGAAGCGCTAGCCCCGATCATCAAGGCCGCCGAGACCCTGTCGCGCATCAGGGCCGAAACGGGCCGCAGCGGCCCCGATGTCGTCACCTGACGCCTGCCGCCGCTTCGCCGTCTACTATCTACCGGTCGGCCCACTGGGTCGGTTCGGCTCCGACTGGCTAGGCTGGGACGTCGCCGCGGGCCGCCCGGCCGCAGGTGTCGACGCGGGGTTGCCGGATGCTGACGAAGTCACGGCCGTTCCCCGCAAGTATGGCTTCCACGCGACGCTGAAGCCGCCGTTCCGTCTGGCGGAGGGCGCGACCTACGTGGCCCTCCGGAACGCCGTCGCCGCGCTTGCCGACGACCTGGTCGCCCCGGTCGCCGACGGGCTCGCCCTTGATCGGGGGCGTTTCCTGTCGCTGCGCCCGACGGGGGACCAGAGCCAGATTTCAGCCGCCGCAGCCCGGATCGTCACCGAACTCGACCATTTCCGCGCGCCCCTGACCGAACACGACCTCGCGCGCCGCCGCGCCGCTGGCCTCACCGACCAGCAAGAAGAACACCTGGCCCGCTGGGGCTACCCTTACGTGCTCGACCAGTTCCATTTTCACGTCACTCTCAGCGGTCCGCTTGCCGCCCCGGATCGTGACCGGGTCGCCGATGCGCTGGCGCCCCTCCTGTCACCGTTGCTGCCGGACCCGTTCGCCATGGAGAGCATCTCCATCGCGGGGGAGGCCGACGACGGTCGCTTCCACGAACTCGCCCGGTTCCGCCTTGCCTCGACAAGCTGAGGGTAAAATTGTGCATAACTTGTCATAGGCCCGAAACATCGGGCCGCTAGTGTGCCCGGAACCGTCACACCAGTTCCGGCAGTTCGTGTTCATGTCCCATCACCCTCCCCCGTTCCGCATTACCGGCGCGACCGTGCTTCGGGATGGAGTTTTGCAGGACCGCTCGATCGCTGTGACCGACGGGCGTATCACCACCGGTCCATTCCCTGCCGTCGACCTGTCGGGCTATTTCGTCCTTCCCGGCATCGTCGACACCGGCAACCTGTCCCTTGAACGTCACCTGTACCCTGCCCCAGGCCTTCGCCTGCCTCTCGACCTCGCGCTTCGCGCGCTCGAGCGTGAGAGCGCGGCGAACGGGATCACGACCGGCTGGATCGCGCAGGACTGGACCTGGGGCCTCGGCCCGGGCAGTCCCGACCGGGCCGAGGCCCTGCTCCATGCCGTCGACCTCCAACGTGCAGACGCAGCAATTGATCTGCGTGTCCAGCTTCGTTACGAGACGTTCGACCACGACAGTGCAGAGCGCATGGTCGCCGCAGTTCGCCGCTACGGCGTCGATTTCGTCCTGTTCCAAAGCGCTTGCGACAGGGTGCTCGACCTCTACGCCGCCGACCCCGACAGCTTCGCCCGTCACGCCTCTGCCCACGGATTGGCCTCCGACCACTTCCTCGACCTGCTTGAACGCGCCCGCGACCGCCGCAAGGAAGTGCCGCGCAGGCTCTGCCGCGTGGCCGAGGCGTTCGACGTGCTCGGCGTGGTCTACGGCAGTACCGGCGACCCGGACGGTGAGACACGGGAGTACTTCTCGATGCTCGGCGCAAAGGTCTGCGACCGGCCTACCTCCTTCCAGGCGGCCTCCGTCGCGCGCGCCGTCGGCGACCCCGTCGTGATGGGCGCCCCGCAGGTTGTCCTGCCGGACAGCACCCGATGCGCCGTCTCCCCGCTCCCGCTTATCCGCGCGGGCAAGTGCGATGCCCTCGCATCCGACGTCTGGGGGGAGTCGCCAGTCCGCGCGGCGTTCCAACTGTCCGACCTCGGCATCCTGCCGTTCGCCGCCGCTTGGTCGCTGCTGTCCAGTCGACCCGCCCGTATCCTGCGGCTGCCCGACCGCGGAGAAATCGCGCCCGGCAAGCGAGCGGACCTGATCGTCGTAAACAAGGCGACCCGCGCCGTCGAGGCAACGTTCGCCAACGGTCGTCTGGCCTTCGCCACGGGCGAGGCTGCAACCCGTCTCATCGGTGGAGACACCGCCGTCGCGCTGGCCGCAGAGTAGATCCGCCCTCCGTCCGACGCGTTTCCCGGTGAAGTGGCCCTGACCCGGGATACATTCGGCCCGGAGATAAAGCAGAGGGCCCTCCACGCGCGGGACGGACAAGTCAAGCAAGCCTTCGTGTCCATGGCGAACAACGTACCGCGCGAGAACGTGCGTGGCGTCTTGCGGCGCAAGATCCCGGAAAAAACGCCCACCCGCATCGTACAGACGCTGAACGCAGAAATCTTCGCGCCCGACGCCGACCGACGGACGAGCGACAATGGTGCCCTGCGCCGTACTGGCGGCCTCTGATCTCACCGAACCTCGCATCAGAACAGCGTCACATCGGGCTCGATCGGCGACACCTTGGGCGTCTCGACGATCGCATCGACCGTTTCGTTGATCAGCATCTGTTGCGCATGGCCCGTCGTCGGAGAGAACCGGACACGCCGCGCCATACGCCCTCCCGTGCTCTCCGAAAGTACGGGGATGCCTTCACGCGATAGAAACTGAGTGGCGAAAATGACGTTCGACTGACCGATGTCGCGCAAATTGTCCGACATCCGCGCCCCACCGAAGACTTTTGCCTCGAGCGCGCCGCGCGACGCACCCGCCTTCAACAGCCCGTTGATGAGAAGCTCCATCAAGTGGATGCCGTATTTGTGCGTTCCGCCGCTCGGATGCTCGCCCGGCAGCAGGAAGTGGTTCATGCCCCCGATGCGCGCCCCGCGATCGCAAAGGCAGACCGCGACGCAAGACCCGAGCAAGGTCGAAATTGTCGCCCGTCGGTCCGAGGAAATCGCGAATTCACCCTGAATGACCGTGATGGATCTCGCCCGTTCGTCTCCAACTGCCGCCATCTAGTGACCTACCCTGCTTGTCGTCACGGCGCAGGCCGCCAACAGCGCCGGGCCGATCCGATCGATCGGCAGCTTCTGCCGCGCGGCGCCCATTTCCCATGCGACGCGGGGCATTCCGTAGACAACCGATGTCGCCTCGTCCTGCACGATCGTCTCCGCCCCCGCCGCAGACAAGGCCTTCAAGCCCACTGCCCCGTCTCGCCCCATCCCTGTCAGCAAGGCCGCCGCGACCCGTCGCCCTCGCGGCACTGCCGATCGGAACAACACGTCAACCGATGGCCTGTGGCCACTGTAATGAGCTCCCGGATCAAGAGCGGTTATGAGCTTTCCTTTCTGCGAGAGCGCGAGGTGCGCCTGATCCCCTGGGGCAAGGTAGATGTGCCCAATCCGCGCCTCTTCACCATCGGTCGCCGCTGTAACCTTGGCAGCGACACTCCGATCGAGAAGGCTGATCAGACTGCTGACGAAGCGGCCGCCGGTATGCTGGACGACAAAAGTCGGCGGACAGCTGACCGGGAACTGACCGAGGACCGTGAGCAGCGCATCGACGCCCCCCGTCGAAGCCCCGATAAGCACGATCGCGCCGTCACGGAAAGTGGGCGTGCGTGATCGCGGTTCCGCCGGCATTGTCGCCTCGGTAACAGGAAGCCGCACTGTGCCCTCGCGCCCGAACCGCGGCAGGGGCCGCGAGGCTGCCGCCCTCACCCCGACGACCAACTCTTCAGCATCGGCTGCCTCATTCAGCGAGGGCAGACCGTCGGTGAGCGGAGAGACCGGCCGGACGTCGTTATCCCCCTCGAGCAGGATGCAAGCGACATGAAGCGCAGAGAACAGCGCACGCATGACCTCGAACTCGGGCGCGGAGGCCATCTCGCGCGACAACAGAACCACGTCTGGAACGAGGTGCTCTACTGCCGTGTAGAGCTCCGTCAGATTGCAGGCGACGGCCAGCAGATCAAGCCGATCGACACGTTCGAACCGCGCCGACAGCTTGGCCCGCCGAATGGGGTTCTGATGGGCGAGCACTAGTCTCAATGGTCACCTGTCGCCTTGGCGGTCCAAAATCTGACTGCTTGGGTTCCCCGCCGCCCCGCACAGGGCGACGGCTCAGAAGTTCTGCCAGACATCGCTGGAATCCGCGGCCGTGACGGGTGCCGGAGCCGGATAGCTTCGAGTCGTTTCGCCTACTGCCATGGGAAGCGGCGTCCGAATGCTGACATCGTCGCCTGCACGGACGCGGAAGCGAGCCACGACGTCCGAAAGCTCACGTGCCTCTTGGGACAGGGAGTGCGCCGCAGCGGTGCTCTGTTCCACCATCGCCGCGTTCTGCTGGGTCACCTGGTCGAGGTTGGTGACACCGGTGTTGATCTCGGCCAGACCTGTCGCCTGCTCCACTGTGCCGCGGGTGATTTCAGTCACAAGGTCGGAGATGTGATTTACCCGTTCGACGATCGAGACCAACGCCTCACCAGCCTTGCCGACGAGCGTCACGCCCTCCTCCACCTGATGAGAAGACCCTGAAATCAGGGACTTGATCTCTTTCGCTGCGTCGCTCGACCGCTGCGCGAGCGCCCGGACTTCGGATGCGACGACCGCAAAGCCCTTACCCGCCTCCCCAGCCCGGGCGGCTTCGACCCCTGCGTTAAGCGCGAGAAGGTTCGTCTGGAACGCGATATCGTCGATCACACCGATAATCTGCGAAATCTGTTCCGAACTCTTTTCGATCTCCGTCATCGCGGAAACTGCCGACTGAACGACAACACCGCTCGCCTCGGCATGTGTTTTGGCATCGTTGACGATCGTCTCGACTTCCCGCGCGCCGTCCGCTGCGGAGTTGACCGAACTCGTCAGCTCATCGAGCGCCGCCGCCGTCTCTTCAAGTGTCGCAGCCTGGGTTTCGGTCCGCCGGGAGAGGTCGTCGGACGCCTGGCTGATTTCGCCTGCGCCCGTGTTGATGCGCGAAGCATTCTCGACCACCGTCTCGATCATCTGGCGCAGTGTCTGAATCGTCTCGTTGAAGTCTGCGCGAAGCTGTTCATATTCTTCTGGAAACGCAGACTCGAGCTTTCTGGTCAGATCACCGTCCGCGAGATTGCGCAGTGAAACACTAAGCTGTTCGACTACTGCCTTCTGGTTCTCCTGAGCCGAGAGCCGTGCTTTCTCCACTTCGTCGGATTTGATCAGCTTGTCGCGGAATTTCATCAGTGCTTTAGCGATGTCACCGATCTCGTCTTCGCGGTCAGACGCGCGGAGGTTCAGATCATATTCTCCATCGGCGACCTTGTTCATTCCGTCGCGCACTCGCGCCAGCGGAATTGTAATCGTACGCGCAACCGCAAGCGAAATGAAGAGTACGATCATCACACAGATCGCAATCTGGATGACCAGCATCAATTCAATCCGCCTTGCAGAGGCCACGATTTCCGACATGTCTCGCTCGACAATCAGGGACATCTTGGTCCCTAGGAACTCCAGTGGGGCGCTGACGGCAGCAACAGTCTGGCCGTTCAAACCTGGAATGCCGCTGCCATCGAAACTCTCGCCACTCGCACCGGCGCGAACTTGTGGTAGATCAGGCAGTTGATCGAGGATTCCAATATCCTCGACAAAGCGTGAAGGTGTCCGTGTCCGGCCATCGGTGCCGATCAGATAGGCGTCGCCCGTCTCCCCAAGACCGGTATCGGTCGAGACCACCTCCATCAGGCGTTCGACAGGCATCTGATATGCCAGAACGCCGACAAACTCCCCGTCGCCGTCTTGCACAGGTGCGGCGATGAAGCTCGTCGGGGCGTTCATACTGGGCGCGTAGGCTTCGAAATCGACGAAATGAACCTGTCCCGGACCGCCATCGCGCGCCGCCCGAAACGCACGACCGAGCCCCGTCGTAGCGTAAGCGCCACGTTCCAAGTTGGTCGCGTAATCCGCCTCCTTGTAGACGGTGTAGATCACCGTACCTTCCGGATTGATGAGAAAGACGTCATAGTAGCCAAATGTCTCCATGAGGTCTCTGAAGTAGGGGTGATATTGACCGTGAATTACCGAGTAGGCACTCGTGTCATCCGCTCGCTCAAGGAGATGTTTCGCCCCCGTCTCATTCGGATTATTGTCGATATAAAGGGACTGGAGTGTATCCTTGATATCGCCCTCGAGTTGACTCGCCGCCGCGGTGAAACGCGAAATGGCAAATGCCGTTTGGGGGCTGCTGGCCTGGCTCAGCAGCTCTTGCCGGATGTTGTCCAGCGACGCCTCCAGGCTTCGCTGATGGCTTTCTGCGACGTCCGATAGCGACGTCAGCGCATCGCGGATCAGAACTTGACGGAACTGGAAGAAGCCGACCCCTGCATTACCAGTTGCGACGAGAATGCTGAGCAGAACGAGCATCGCAGGTAGCTTTACCGAAAGCCGAATATTGTCGAATTTGCGCATCTGATTGTCCTTGACTGCGCCCCGCGATGTGCGGGCGGGCTTCATCATTACTACTTTGGAGCATTGGGAGTTAATTTGTGGCTAAGGCGGAGCAGAATTCTTCAGAGAGTTTGTTTTTACACCAAACCCCTAGAATAGAGTGATCTCTGCGCAGTCGGCTTCAAGATCACTGGATGGCCCCACACCCCTGAGACGCTCTTTCATGGCGGCGAGCCTCACGAGCTGCAAGGCTGGTGCGAGATCGACATGAGCGCCACCTTGATCGTACAATTCCGCCAATTTTACCAAGAAGCGCCTGAGTTCGATCACTGATTGGACAAGCAAGTCCATTTTCTGAAGGTCAGCCTGTAGCGCTTTATCGTCATTGCCGGACTCACCGTCCCGCAAGATCGCCGCCTCCAGGATCGAAAGGTCGCGAGCGATCTCGCCAAGCTCGTCCGCGACTCGACCGATCACCGGTCCGGGACTTTCACTTTCAGGCGCTGTCGTCATAGCCGCCCGACGACCCGTTCAATGCAGGTCCGCATTGAGTCTGTGGTGAACGGTTTCTTGATCATATTGTTCAATCCAAGCGTCTGGGCCTTCTGAATCAGTTCACGGTTGGGACTCCCGGTCACAAGAATAAATCCAATCTTTTGAGTGGATTTGGTCTGACGTAGTGCAGCAAGGAATTGCAGCCCGTCCATGTTCGGCATGTTGAGATCCGACAAGACCAGGTGGACCGGGCTTGCGGCGAGTTTGGCCAGACCGGCTCGTGCGTCGCTTTCGGCCTGAACATGCCAAATACCGATCTCTTCCAGCGCTTGCGTGATGAGGCCGCGGCTCGTGGACATGTCATCAACTACCATCACTCGAAGGGTTTCCTTGAGGCTCATCTGGTCACCTGTTTCGTGGAGGATCGGCGGTAGGACGTGATACCTGCGCTTTGAAGGTCGGACGATGCCGGGCCAGTGATCCGCTCGGAGTGTCCGATGAACAGCAGGGCCCCGGGTTCCAGCACCGGTACGAACCTCGACCACAACTGCATCTGTGTATCCTTGCCGAAGTAGATCGCCACGTTGCGACAGAAGATCGCCTGGAACGGGCCACTGATCGGCCACTCCCGGACGAGGTTCAATTCCGCGAAACTGATCAACTCCTTGACGGCACCGGAGATGGCATATCGCTCGCCGGTAGCCCTGCAGGTATATTGCTTGCGAAAACGGTCCTTCAGACTCTGAATTTCGTCCTCACCATAATCACCTTGGCGGGCTCGCGCGAGGATCGTCGGATCGACATCGGTCGCAAGAATTTTGATGTCATAGTCAGCGGCATCGGGCATTGCATCTAATAACGAGAATGCAATCGAGTATGGCTCCTGCCCAGCGCTGCAGCCGGCTGACCAGAAGCGAACTCGGCCACCTTGTTTTGCGCGCGCTATCGCGTTTGGCAGAACCTCTTTACGGAATTGCTCAAAGTGATGATCTTCGCGAAAGAAATGTGTTACGTTCGTTGTCAGCGCGGAAAGCATTTCCATCTGTTCCACTTCGCTGCCGGGCTTGTCGAGCAGCGAAAGATATTGCGAGAAACTGCCAAGTTTCAGAGCTCGCAGCCGGCGTGACAAACGCGAATAGACGAGCGGGCGCTTCGCAGGTTGTAGATCGAGACCGAAATTGCGGCGCGCGAGGTCCGCGATCGCCGCGAATTCGCTGTCCTTCAGCATGAACTCTTCCCCCGGTGGTCGGGTGGTCGCCATTGTCATGCGGCACCTTCACCTGCTGCCAGGACGATGCGGCTAAGGTCAATGACGCGGGTCATGCCATCTTCGACCGGAATCACGCCGAGAATGCAGGACGTCGTGTCGTCCTGACGGACGTTGGGCGTTTCCTGAACCGCATCGGTTCGGACGCTGAGAATTTCGGAGACGGAATCCACGAGCAGGCCAACGGTCTGACCTCGAACCGCGGCGATGATGATGACATGGCGTCCAGTCGGCGAGATGCGCCCCAGACCCAGTTTTGCGGCGAGGTCGAAGATGGGGATTACGGCGCCGCGCAGGTTGATGACGCCAAGGACATGTTCGGGACTGTGAGGAAGGATCGTCACCGGGGACCAACGGCGGATCTCGCGGATCTGGGTAATCTCGATGCAGAAGCTCTGCTCGCCCGCGACAAAGGTCACGAACTCGATGAATTCGCTGTCTGCAAGCTCTGCCGTGTCAGCCATTTGCGACGTCCTTTTCTTGCCAGGTTTCAGTGAGTCTCCGATGCACCGCGTTGCCGGAGGCTGCGACGGTATCGGGGTCGATGATCAGGGCGATCTTGCCGTCACCCAGAATGGTCGCGGCGGAGACGCCGGGAATGTTGCCGTAGTTGCCCTCAAGGCTCTTGATGACCACCTGCCGCTGGTCGGAGATCCCGTCGACGGCCAGAGCGCAATGCTGCGCGCGTTCTGTCTGGATCAGGAGGAGAACCTGGTCATTGACCTCGGCGAGGGCGCTGGTCTGGCCGAGCGACGACGCCACATCGACGATGGGGACGTAGCTCCCTCGAATGGACAGCAGCCAGCCGCCGACACCGAAACGATGAAGGTCGCCGGGGCCGGGTCGGATCGTCTCGACGATTGAAGCGATCGGCACCACCATCGTCTGGCCGGCCACGTTGACGACCATGCCGTCCATCACCGCGAGCGTCAGCGGAAGGACGATTGAAAAGGTGGTGCCTTCGCCCTGCACGGTGGAGATCGTGACGCGACCGCCGAGCGAATGGATTGCGGTTTTCACCACATCCATGCCGACACCCCTGCCGGAAAGGGCCGAGACCTCGGCGGCCGTCGAGAATCCGGGCATGAAAAGCAGGTCGTCGATCTCTGCCGGGGCGAGATCGGCATCGGGCGGGATCAGGCCCTTGGAAACAGCCGTCTCGAAGATCCGCTCCCGGTTGAGGCCTGCGCCATCGTCGGACACCTCGATCAGGACGGAGCCGGAGCGGTGAAAGGCGGCAAGGCGGATCGTGCCCGTTGCGTCCTTGCCGGCAGTCTTGCGACTCTCCGGGGATTCCAGGCCATGGTCGATGGCGTTGCGGATCATATGGGTCAGCGGATCGGCGAGACGTTCGACGACGGTCTTGTCGACCTCTGTGCCTTCCCCCTCTGTCACCAGTCTTGCGGTCTTGCCCGTCGCCTCGGCCGCTTCCCGGACGATGCGGGACATCCGCTGGAACAGCGGTTTGACGGGCTGGGCGCGAATGGCCATCACGCCTTCCTGGATTTCGCGGGCGAGAAGTTTGTAGTCTTCCAGCTCAGTGGACAGGCCGGAGCCGGACGGCAGGCCCATCTCTTCGATCCGCTGCGAAATAACAGCCTGGTTGATGATGAGTTCGCCCACCGTATTGATGAGGCGGTCGACGCGGTCGAGATCGACGCGCAGCGTCGGCTTCGGACCGGCCGGGGCGGACTTGTCCACCGGTTTCCGTTCCTCGGAGACCGCTTTGGGAACGACCTCTGCGACGGAGGCGACCGGATCCGGCTCGGGCGCCATTGTCGGCGGCAGATCGTCGACGGGGCCGATGTGGAGATCACACAGACCTTCGACGAACTCGAAGACTTCGTGGATTACATGCTCAGGCTCTGACGTCTGCAGGGT harbors:
- a CDS encoding methyl-accepting chemotaxis protein, whose product is MRKFDNIRLSVKLPAMLVLLSILVATGNAGVGFFQFRQVLIRDALTSLSDVAESHQRSLEASLDNIRQELLSQASSPQTAFAISRFTAAASQLEGDIKDTLQSLYIDNNPNETGAKHLLERADDTSAYSVIHGQYHPYFRDLMETFGYYDVFLINPEGTVIYTVYKEADYATNLERGAYATTGLGRAFRAARDGGPGQVHFVDFEAYAPSMNAPTSFIAAPVQDGDGEFVGVLAYQMPVERLMEVVSTDTGLGETGDAYLIGTDGRTRTPSRFVEDIGILDQLPDLPQVRAGASGESFDGSGIPGLNGQTVAAVSAPLEFLGTKMSLIVERDMSEIVASARRIELMLVIQIAICVMIVLFISLAVARTITIPLARVRDGMNKVADGEYDLNLRASDREDEIGDIAKALMKFRDKLIKSDEVEKARLSAQENQKAVVEQLSVSLRNLADGDLTRKLESAFPEEYEQLRADFNETIQTLRQMIETVVENASRINTGAGEISQASDDLSRRTETQAATLEETAAALDELTSSVNSAADGAREVETIVNDAKTHAEASGVVVQSAVSAMTEIEKSSEQISQIIGVIDDIAFQTNLLALNAGVEAARAGEAGKGFAVVASEVRALAQRSSDAAKEIKSLISGSSHQVEEGVTLVGKAGEALVSIVERVNHISDLVTEITRGTVEQATGLAEINTGVTNLDQVTQQNAAMVEQSTAAAHSLSQEARELSDVVARFRVRAGDDVSIRTPLPMAVGETTRSYPAPAPVTAADSSDVWQNF
- a CDS encoding response regulator is translated as MSLKETLRVMVVDDMSTSRGLITQALEEIGIWHVQAESDARAGLAKLAASPVHLVLSDLNMPNMDGLQFLAALRQTKSTQKIGFILVTGSPNRELIQKAQTLGLNNMIKKPFTTDSMRTCIERVVGRL
- a CDS encoding CheR family methyltransferase, whose protein sequence is MLKDSEFAAIADLARRNFGLDLQPAKRPLVYSRLSRRLRALKLGSFSQYLSLLDKPGSEVEQMEMLSALTTNVTHFFREDHHFEQFRKEVLPNAIARAKQGGRVRFWSAGCSAGQEPYSIAFSLLDAMPDAADYDIKILATDVDPTILARARQGDYGEDEIQSLKDRFRKQYTCRATGERYAISGAVKELISFAELNLVREWPISGPFQAIFCRNVAIYFGKDTQMQLWSRFVPVLEPGALLFIGHSERITGPASSDLQSAGITSYRRSSTKQVTR
- a CDS encoding chemotaxis protein CheW, yielding MADTAELADSEFIEFVTFVAGEQSFCIEITQIREIRRWSPVTILPHSPEHVLGVINLRGAVIPIFDLAAKLGLGRISPTGRHVIIIAAVRGQTVGLLVDSVSEILSVRTDAVQETPNVRQDDTTSCILGVIPVEDGMTRVIDLSRIVLAAGEGAA
- a CDS encoding chemotaxis protein CheA; this translates as MSGSIRDTFFEECEDLLDALVEGLSAMSAGTHDDETVHAVFRAVHSIKGGAGAFGLDDLVNFAHRFETVLDRVRSDELPIEPDLMRVLQRAGDHLTDIVEANRLDAEYDREASATLLAELNRFLGIEETAAEASPPEEEFVFEALTIELDTPPVEEVAKTYRLTFRPARGLYANGHEPILLFEALAQLGTLDVTANLTALGDFDQLDWEAPAFDWTLTLQTSEPEHVIHEVFEFVEGLCDLHIGPVDDLPPTMAPEPDPVASVAEVVPKAVSEERKPVDKSAPAGPKPTLRVDLDRVDRLINTVGELIINQAVISQRIEEMGLPSGSGLSTELEDYKLLAREIQEGVMAIRAQPVKPLFQRMSRIVREAAEATGKTARLVTEGEGTEVDKTVVERLADPLTHMIRNAIDHGLESPESRKTAGKDATGTIRLAAFHRSGSVLIEVSDDGAGLNRERIFETAVSKGLIPPDADLAPAEIDDLLFMPGFSTAAEVSALSGRGVGMDVVKTAIHSLGGRVTISTVQGEGTTFSIVLPLTLAVMDGMVVNVAGQTMVVPIASIVETIRPGPGDLHRFGVGGWLLSIRGSYVPIVDVASSLGQTSALAEVNDQVLLLIQTERAQHCALAVDGISDQRQVVIKSLEGNYGNIPGVSAATILGDGKIALIIDPDTVAASGNAVHRRLTETWQEKDVANG